In the Populus trichocarpa isolate Nisqually-1 chromosome 1, P.trichocarpa_v4.1, whole genome shotgun sequence genome, one interval contains:
- the LOC7475105 gene encoding profilin-3: MSWQTYVDDHLMCEIEGNHLTAAAIIGHDGSVWAQSATFPQFKPEEISAIMKDFDEPGSLAPTGLHLGGTKYMVIQGEPGAVIRGKKGSGGVTVKKTSQALVIGLYDEPLTPGQCNMIVERLGDYLIDQDL, translated from the exons ATGTCGTGGCAAACATACGTTGATGATCATCTGATGTGCGAAATCGAGGGCAACCATCTGACGGCTGCCGCCATTATCGGCCATGATGGCAGTGTGTGGGCCCAGAGCGCCACCTTCCCCCAG TTTAAGCCTGAGGAGATATCTGCCATCatgaaagattttgatgaacCTGGATCTCTTGCCCCAACTGGGTTGCACCTTGGTGGCACAAAGTACATGGTGATCCAGGGAGAGCCTGGAGCTGTGATCCGTGGAAAGAAG GGTTCTGGTGGCGTCACTGTGAAGAAAACCTCCCAAGCTCTTGTTATTGGTCTTTATGATGAGCCATTGACTCCAGGACAGTGTAACATGATAGTTGAGAGGTTGGGTGATTACCTCATTGATCAGGACCTGTAG